The window CCTGCTAACCCTGTATTACTTAGTGACCTGTACGCTGTACACGACGTTTAATCATTTTGTTTTCCCCAATCATTTCATGTATCATTGGTTAGATTATCGAATTCCCTTTCTAAAGGTCTTTATCATCCCCTATGTCGTCTGGTACTTTTACATCGCCTTTGGGCTTGTTTACGTTGGCTATGTTTCCCGGAAGGAGTTTGCGCGCTTTTGTCTGTTTATGTTCGGGGGGATGACCCTTTCCTTTGTGGTCTACTTCTTTTTCCCCAATGGACAGAATCTGCGCCCTCTCATTTTGGACAACGATTTTCTTTCCCGGATCATCCAGACGATCTACGTAAAGGATCGACCGATGAACTCATCACCTAGTATGCATGTTCATAACTCCATCGCAGTTCATATTGCCCTCAGAAGAGTACTTCCCAACCGACCGGTTCTGCGCGTCCTATCCTTTATTACTATGGTGTCCATCATCCTTTCTACGGTGTTCATAAAGCAGCATTCCGTGCTTGATGTAGTTCATGCTCTGTTGCTCAGCACTGTCTTTTATACCCTTGTCTATGTATTGCCCGAGAAAGCTCCGGTTGAGCAGACCAAATCCGTCGCGAGCTGAATGGGGGTAAGCCATACTGACACGGGGCCAAGGGTAGTATTGCACAGTCTTATATGACGTTAACTGGAAAGGAGGCAAACCGAGTACTGCTTGCGTGGCCCGGGATGGTCTCGGTGCTAAGTGGTTCAGTCTCGGTAAGATGCAGTGGAAGAGATCGCATTATCCAATATTTATGTGGAAAAATATCGGGAAGTAGATGATGTTCAAGGACTTGCCGAATCGATTAAACAGGTGGGATTGATCCATCCTCTTTTGGTTCAAGAGCAAGCGGAAAGATACCGCTTGGTGGCTGGCTATCGCCGGTATCTAGCTGTAAAAGAGCTTGGCTGGCGAACTGTGCCGGGAATCATCCTTGAACCGGATGCACCGGTAGAGCTGATCCGTATGATCGAGAATATCCAGCGGGAGGATGTGGATCCTTTAAGTAAGGCCGAGGCGCTATGCCAGCTGCAGCACGGAGAAAAATGGAGCGTGGAGCAACTCAGTGAAATGACTGGGATGCCCCAAAGCAAGATTAGCTATTACTTCAATATCCTTGATCTGCCCACAAAGTATCAGATTGAGGTGTTGAAGAACTTTGATAATGGGTCCTCCCCGTTGACACTATCCCATGTTGCCGCGGCCAAGGTTGTAGAGAATAGTCTGGGTGATTCGGGGATGTTTCATCTTATACTAGATAGTGTGTTGGAGTACCGGCTTACGAAAGCCGAGACCCAGGCTATCGTAAGCCTGATCAAAAGAAACTATAATCTAAGTATGGAAGCGGCCTTGATCATGGTTCGTCCGGGTCAGTTCAGACACGATACCAAAGTAACTAAGCTATCCGATGAAGTAGAGGGATTGCTCGGTGCCTACGAGGCAATCGGCAACTCACTTGAGGCCCTCAAAGAAGGTTCCATTGCCGAGAGTAATCGCAAGAAGCTCTTAAAGACAGTTAAACGGGTGTTGGATCAAGCGGAGACGACGCGTAAGATTATAGAAAAGAGGTAGTCATGGGTTTCATACTAGAATAAAGGGTCTTGATACAGAAACTGTGTGCAGGGAACTGGGTGATGATGACGAAGTAGTAATATAGCCGGAAAGCCTCCTCTTAGAAAAACAAGGAGGCGCGTGATTGACAAATCTATACATTGAGGATTTTCTACGACATGGTCTTGTAGAGCGGGGTCTTAGTGAGAATACTGCCCAAGCCTACAAGCATGATCTAGAACAGTTTTTTACCTTTGTTGGCAGTGGTGTTGAGATCTCTGAGATCACCTCAGAACACATTAGGCAATATCTAGCCCACCTAAAACTCGAACGTAGGAACTCGAACAGGACTATCGCCCGTCGCTTGAGCACTCTAAAAATATTCTTCCGGTATATGACCATAGACTCACTGTGGCGCGTCCCGGAGGACCCCACACTACCCTTTGAGCCGATCAAGTTTCAGAAGACTGAGCCAAACCATCTAACCCATGCAGAGACGGAACGCCTCTTAGACACTTGTTTGCGGTATGGTACTTGGCCCGAGAGGGACTATGCCCTTTTTAGTCTCTTTCTGCAATGCGGTTGTCGTCTAGTTGAGGCGGTGAGTCTTACTGTGTCTGATCTAGATCTACGAGAGTCTGTTGTGACCTTTAGGGGAACCGATGGCAAAAGGCGGCTGGTCCCTCTAATGCCCCGCACC is drawn from Limnochordia bacterium and contains these coding sequences:
- a CDS encoding phosphatidic acid phosphatase, which translates into the protein MNDLINNSFFQKYKHYLLTLYYLVTCTLYTTFNHFVFPNHFMYHWLDYRIPFLKVFIIPYVVWYFYIAFGLVYVGYVSRKEFARFCLFMFGGMTLSFVVYFFFPNGQNLRPLILDNDFLSRIIQTIYVKDRPMNSSPSMHVHNSIAVHIALRRVLPNRPVLRVLSFITMVSIILSTVFIKQHSVLDVVHALLLSTVFYTLVYVLPEKAPVEQTKSVAS
- a CDS encoding ParB/RepB/Spo0J family partition protein, producing MEEIALSNIYVEKYREVDDVQGLAESIKQVGLIHPLLVQEQAERYRLVAGYRRYLAVKELGWRTVPGIILEPDAPVELIRMIENIQREDVDPLSKAEALCQLQHGEKWSVEQLSEMTGMPQSKISYYFNILDLPTKYQIEVLKNFDNGSSPLTLSHVAAAKVVENSLGDSGMFHLILDSVLEYRLTKAETQAIVSLIKRNYNLSMEAALIMVRPGQFRHDTKVTKLSDEVEGLLGAYEAIGNSLEALKEGSIAESNRKKLLKTVKRVLDQAETTRKIIEKR
- a CDS encoding tyrosine-type recombinase/integrase; amino-acid sequence: MTNLYIEDFLRHGLVERGLSENTAQAYKHDLEQFFTFVGSGVEISEITSEHIRQYLAHLKLERRNSNRTIARRLSTLKIFFRYMTIDSLWRVPEDPTLPFEPIKFQKTEPNHLTHAETERLLDTCLRYGTWPERDYALFSLFLQCGCRLVEAVSLTVSDLDLRESVVTFRGTDGKRRLVPLMPRTKVALRHYLVERGQLTIPDVFVNYHKTRGLSRRGIQYILRTIVEKAGIDKPRITVHTLRYTYLVTLMDQGIDEETIQELIGHSCLTTTRNYTRNIKPRGRKAC